In one window of Desulforhabdus amnigena DNA:
- a CDS encoding response regulator — MPIRVFLADDHAVVRDGLRFLLEVEGDISVVGDASNGRQTVQQVMELHPDVVIMDIAMPDLNGIEATKQVSQNCPEVLVIILSVYATSEHIFRALQAGAQGYLLKESAGKEVVKAVRAVYSGRRYLSRKIEDTLIEDYVLQRQASSKSPLERLSAREREVLQLVVEGNSSAVIAEILNLSVKSVETYRSRLMQKLGINDLPGLVKFAIQHGLTPLETGPPAQK, encoded by the coding sequence ATGCCTATCCGCGTGTTTCTGGCCGACGACCATGCGGTCGTACGTGACGGATTACGATTTCTGTTGGAGGTGGAAGGCGATATCTCCGTTGTGGGTGATGCTTCCAACGGTCGCCAGACGGTGCAACAGGTTATGGAATTGCATCCGGATGTGGTCATCATGGACATTGCCATGCCTGACCTCAATGGAATTGAAGCAACCAAACAGGTTTCACAAAACTGTCCGGAAGTGCTTGTTATCATCTTGTCGGTATATGCCACCTCGGAACACATTTTTCGAGCTCTGCAGGCGGGCGCTCAAGGGTATCTGCTCAAAGAGTCGGCGGGAAAGGAAGTGGTAAAGGCCGTTCGAGCTGTTTACTCTGGCAGGAGGTATCTGAGCCGCAAAATCGAAGATACTCTCATAGAAGATTACGTGCTCCAGCGGCAGGCTTCTTCTAAAAGTCCCCTGGAACGCCTCAGCGCCCGTGAACGTGAGGTGCTGCAGCTGGTGGTGGAAGGCAACTCCAGTGCTGTCATCGCAGAAATCCTGAACCTTTCCGTCAAATCGGTGGAAACGTATCGCAGCCGGCTGATGCAAAAACTTGGAATCAACGACTTGCCGGGACTTGTAAAGTTCGCCATCCAACATGGATTGACCCCCCTGGAAACCGGCCCGCCGGCACAGAAATAG
- a CDS encoding sensor histidine kinase, whose product MIVQTERLSLYLQHAAPAFLTVAMSVPLWFVGSKILACLALLLGALSIVSTYHLVCLITKANAQKCYLDEQLIQSQKLASIGELSSGIAHEINNPLAIIGQEIEWMRHLLKENEEKGLKGIEDLTDSMQEIGRQVNRCREITHKLLDFARKKEPLIQGVEINKLIEDMVKLVEKDASHKDIKIIRAYRQDIPLVYTDPPLLRQVILNLLNNAAYAIGQNGNITVTTAISENRTLDIGIRDTGCGIPKEDINKIFDPFFTTKPPGKGTGLGLSICHGIIRRLGGKFSVESTVGKGTTVTVHLPLQQGEGEK is encoded by the coding sequence ATGATCGTGCAAACCGAGCGATTGTCCTTATACCTTCAGCATGCCGCGCCGGCCTTCCTGACGGTGGCAATGTCCGTCCCCCTCTGGTTTGTGGGAAGTAAGATCCTGGCGTGTCTGGCTTTGCTGCTTGGAGCCCTTTCTATTGTCTCCACCTACCATCTCGTTTGCCTCATTACAAAGGCCAACGCGCAAAAATGCTATCTGGATGAACAGTTGATCCAATCCCAGAAACTGGCTTCCATTGGCGAACTCTCTTCAGGAATCGCTCATGAAATCAACAATCCCCTCGCCATCATCGGCCAGGAAATAGAGTGGATGCGCCACCTTCTGAAAGAAAACGAAGAGAAGGGGTTGAAAGGGATTGAAGATCTCACGGATTCTATGCAGGAAATCGGCCGCCAGGTAAACCGGTGTAGGGAGATCACTCATAAGTTGCTTGATTTTGCAAGGAAAAAGGAGCCTCTCATTCAGGGCGTTGAAATCAACAAGCTCATAGAAGACATGGTGAAGCTGGTGGAAAAAGATGCTTCTCACAAGGATATCAAGATCATCCGAGCTTATCGCCAGGATATTCCTCTTGTCTACACCGATCCGCCCCTTTTGCGTCAGGTGATTCTGAATCTTCTGAACAACGCCGCATACGCTATTGGACAAAATGGCAATATAACCGTGACCACTGCCATTTCAGAAAATCGCACTTTAGATATTGGCATTAGGGATACAGGCTGTGGTATTCCAAAAGAGGACATCAATAAGATTTTCGATCCGTTCTTTACGACCAAGCCTCCCGGTAAGGGTACGGGCTTGGGGCTTTCCATTTGTCACGGAATCATAAGACGGTTGGGGGGTAAATTTTCTGTTGAGAGCACAGTGGGCAAGGGAACGACAGTCACCGTGCATCTGCCTTTGCAGCAAGGAGAAGGAGAAAAGTGA
- a CDS encoding chloride channel protein, with product MRYPLSLIWLQKQFLSVLRRLRISDQTFLILLAVIVGLVVGGGSFLFEKMLEFSNAFFWEILPKWLGENKLWIVLTPCLGAFLLVPFILLFPVDATKDGVPATMEAVALNNGLMRWSNSFLRMFMSAITLGSGGSGGSEGPIIQIGSSLASGVGQFLRVSGNRLRVIVACGAAAGLASIFNAPIAGVLFALEVVLGEFNVHSFSPIVISSVIATAFSRAYLKTGNVLTVLPYELHSAWEIIFYAVMGTVAGLISVGFIRWMQIAEQFFHHKVRLPRAVKPALGGLLVGGIGLFYPQIFGYSYVPITEAIYGQFVLSTLLALVVLKIVATGFTIGSGGSGGILCPSLFLGAVLGSACGDIFNRFFPHIVVTPGAYGVVGMGAMLGAVVQAPMTAIIMVFELTNAYTVILPMMTSCIVATLVQKSILQGSIYTLSLARRGIDIEAGREMGILSSLQVKDIMEFQFIKIPAHATYDAVLKRCLTNAGNYLYIVNDDDNLDGVVSFSDLKEFVFEEGLKDIVLARDLANQNVVYVTPDESLASALNKFSFIDMEQLPVVEANGTSRIIKGIITRNHLLKAYRQEMLKRVMIQEKHWNVSAMDDHPLP from the coding sequence ATGAGGTATCCGCTCTCTTTGATCTGGCTTCAGAAGCAATTCCTATCCGTTCTCCGGCGTCTTCGAATAAGCGACCAGACTTTTTTGATTCTATTGGCTGTGATTGTTGGTTTGGTGGTGGGAGGGGGATCCTTTCTTTTTGAAAAGATGCTGGAGTTTTCCAACGCCTTTTTCTGGGAGATCCTCCCCAAGTGGCTGGGCGAAAATAAATTATGGATTGTTCTCACTCCGTGCCTGGGGGCCTTTCTTTTAGTTCCCTTCATTTTGCTCTTTCCCGTGGATGCTACCAAGGACGGTGTTCCTGCCACGATGGAAGCCGTGGCTCTGAACAACGGCCTGATGCGTTGGAGCAACTCCTTCCTTCGAATGTTCATGTCGGCCATCACTTTGGGTTCGGGAGGTTCGGGAGGCAGCGAAGGGCCCATCATCCAGATCGGATCTTCTCTTGCTTCGGGTGTGGGGCAGTTCCTTCGGGTTTCGGGGAACCGTCTGCGTGTCATTGTCGCCTGCGGTGCGGCTGCGGGACTGGCATCCATTTTCAATGCTCCCATTGCAGGCGTTCTGTTTGCCCTTGAGGTCGTTCTGGGAGAATTCAACGTCCATTCCTTCAGCCCCATCGTGATATCTTCAGTGATAGCGACAGCTTTTTCCCGGGCTTATCTTAAGACCGGCAATGTTTTAACGGTTCTTCCCTATGAACTACACAGTGCTTGGGAGATCATTTTTTACGCTGTGATGGGGACTGTGGCCGGTCTCATTTCGGTCGGCTTCATTCGGTGGATGCAAATTGCAGAGCAATTTTTCCATCATAAGGTGCGACTCCCCAGAGCCGTGAAACCTGCGTTGGGTGGGCTTTTGGTGGGGGGGATCGGACTGTTCTATCCTCAGATTTTCGGCTATTCTTATGTGCCGATCACTGAAGCGATATACGGCCAATTCGTTCTGAGTACCCTGCTGGCGCTGGTCGTGTTGAAAATCGTGGCTACCGGGTTCACCATCGGTTCCGGGGGCTCCGGAGGCATCCTTTGTCCGTCTCTTTTTCTGGGCGCTGTGCTTGGAAGCGCCTGCGGGGATATTTTCAATCGGTTTTTTCCGCATATCGTTGTAACTCCCGGAGCCTATGGAGTTGTGGGCATGGGAGCCATGCTGGGGGCCGTGGTGCAGGCGCCCATGACGGCGATCATCATGGTGTTCGAACTGACCAATGCCTACACGGTCATCCTGCCCATGATGACTTCCTGCATTGTTGCAACTCTGGTGCAGAAAAGCATTCTGCAGGGATCCATCTACACTCTGAGTCTCGCTCGCAGAGGGATTGACATCGAAGCGGGAAGGGAAATGGGCATTCTTTCCAGTCTTCAGGTGAAAGATATCATGGAATTTCAATTCATAAAGATTCCAGCTCATGCCACCTATGATGCGGTGTTGAAACGCTGCCTCACCAATGCGGGAAACTATCTTTATATCGTGAATGACGATGACAACCTCGATGGAGTAGTCTCTTTTTCCGACCTCAAGGAATTTGTATTTGAAGAGGGACTGAAAGACATCGTGCTGGCAAGGGATTTGGCCAACCAAAATGTGGTCTACGTCACCCCGGATGAATCCCTCGCTTCGGCCCTCAATAAGTTCAGTTTTATCGATATGGAACAACTGCCCGTAGTGGAGGCCAATGGTACCTCGCGAATAATCAAAGGGATCATCACCCGTAATCATCTTTTGAAGGCATACCGACAGGAAATGTTGAAACGCGTCATGATCCAGGAAAAACATTGGAATGTTTCCGCTATGGATGATCACCCCTTACCATAG
- a CDS encoding response regulator encodes MTESNIGTERTDILAPRILIAEDNEILRKSLLDWINVSFPCCDVLEARDGEEAVLVALGKLPDVVVMDIALPKMNGIEATRKIKKETPDIRVVVLTIHEASQYRTDAVTAGADAYILKRKMHSQLIPVLAVLLDSARAKTS; translated from the coding sequence ATGACCGAGTCCAACATCGGGACGGAGAGAACGGACATTTTGGCCCCAAGAATATTGATAGCGGAAGACAATGAAATTTTAAGAAAATCCCTTCTTGACTGGATAAACGTATCCTTCCCCTGCTGTGATGTGTTGGAGGCAAGAGATGGAGAAGAGGCTGTACTTGTGGCACTTGGAAAATTGCCGGATGTCGTCGTCATGGACATTGCTCTTCCGAAAATGAACGGCATTGAAGCGACCCGAAAGATAAAAAAGGAGACTCCGGACATTCGTGTCGTGGTGCTGACCATTCATGAAGCATCTCAATACAGGACCGATGCTGTTACCGCAGGTGCGGATGCTTACATTCTCAAACGCAAGATGCACTCGCAGCTTATACCGGTATTGGCTGTGTTGTTGGACTCCGCAAGGGCAAAGACTTCATGA
- a CDS encoding ArsB/NhaD family transporter, with translation MKKMLFMILTFAMLALFGSAQCGAAEASHAKGPSDILVVSGTILNAQGKAVEEAELKFFVDGKEVELEEEVVTSKAGRYEAEITLPPGTLPGAKIEIEADKPSFKNTGLVVLDKIVKEDVDASGNTSYLAHHSFTLMREITPAFWIAALVLIAVYALIALELMHRTLAAFLGAAVLMTITYTAGTFNPNYVILPFEEAMQAMDMNVIFLLMAMMMIVGILKKTGVFQWMAYKAYQMARGNVYVLSCILMTITAVGSAFLDNVTTMLLIIPVTVEIALTLKINPVAFLMPEVFASNVGGTATLIGDPPNIMIGSYAKLSFLDFVQNLSLVCLIGLVFTLAYFVFMYKKDYLKAQVGDVDKMIAHLKEEYKITNTTLLVQGGAILGITIFLFIIHGALHMEPSIAAMIGAAVLMVISRVDIVEMLEHEIEWPTLIFFMMLFIVVAGAEETGLIQVIADWVKDMSGGSLVVGILMILWVSAIASAIIDNIPFTATMLPIVAYLTTSIPGAEGGILWWALALGACLGGNGTMIGASANVVTVGMAERAGYHVSFMQYVKIAAFPTAVTLVIASIWLLMVEI, from the coding sequence ATGAAAAAAATGCTTTTTATGATTTTAACGTTCGCTATGCTGGCTCTTTTCGGTTCAGCACAATGTGGCGCAGCCGAGGCATCTCATGCAAAAGGACCCTCCGACATTCTAGTGGTTTCGGGGACGATTCTCAACGCCCAGGGTAAAGCCGTCGAAGAAGCTGAGCTGAAATTTTTCGTGGATGGAAAGGAAGTTGAACTTGAAGAAGAAGTTGTAACGTCCAAAGCGGGACGTTACGAGGCTGAAATCACCTTGCCCCCCGGCACCCTTCCCGGCGCGAAGATAGAAATAGAAGCGGACAAGCCTTCTTTCAAGAATACGGGTCTGGTTGTCCTGGACAAGATAGTCAAGGAAGATGTGGATGCATCCGGAAATACCTCGTACCTAGCGCATCACAGCTTCACATTGATGAGGGAGATCACACCGGCATTCTGGATTGCCGCCCTAGTGCTCATAGCGGTCTATGCGTTGATCGCTCTTGAACTCATGCACCGAACCCTGGCGGCCTTCCTCGGTGCCGCAGTTCTCATGACCATTACGTACACGGCGGGTACTTTCAATCCGAATTACGTGATTCTCCCCTTCGAAGAAGCCATGCAGGCAATGGACATGAACGTCATTTTTCTTTTGATGGCCATGATGATGATCGTGGGCATACTCAAAAAAACCGGCGTGTTCCAGTGGATGGCCTATAAGGCCTACCAGATGGCCAGGGGCAATGTATACGTCCTCTCCTGCATTCTGATGACGATCACTGCGGTAGGCTCTGCATTTCTCGACAACGTCACCACGATGTTGCTCATCATTCCAGTGACGGTTGAAATCGCCCTGACTCTGAAGATCAACCCTGTCGCTTTTCTCATGCCCGAAGTTTTTGCTTCCAATGTGGGAGGCACCGCCACACTCATTGGAGATCCTCCCAATATCATGATCGGGTCTTACGCCAAGCTCTCATTCCTCGATTTTGTGCAGAACCTGAGCCTCGTGTGCCTGATTGGGCTGGTATTCACCCTCGCCTACTTTGTTTTCATGTACAAAAAAGATTATCTGAAGGCCCAGGTGGGTGACGTGGATAAAATGATCGCGCACCTGAAGGAAGAATACAAGATCACCAATACGACCCTGTTGGTTCAAGGCGGCGCCATCCTGGGGATCACTATTTTTCTTTTCATCATCCACGGAGCGCTGCACATGGAACCGAGTATTGCGGCCATGATCGGAGCAGCGGTGTTGATGGTGATCAGTCGAGTAGATATCGTCGAGATGCTGGAACACGAAATCGAGTGGCCGACACTCATTTTCTTCATGATGCTCTTCATCGTTGTCGCCGGCGCCGAGGAAACGGGGCTCATTCAGGTCATCGCAGATTGGGTCAAGGATATGTCGGGAGGCTCGCTGGTGGTGGGGATTCTCATGATTCTCTGGGTTTCGGCCATTGCCTCCGCCATCATCGATAACATTCCCTTTACAGCGACCATGCTTCCCATTGTGGCGTATCTCACCACTTCCATACCGGGAGCGGAAGGCGGAATCCTCTGGTGGGCTCTGGCTTTGGGGGCATGTCTCGGAGGAAACGGCACTATGATCGGCGCCAGCGCCAATGTGGTCACGGTGGGCATGGCCGAACGTGCCGGATACCATGTATCCTTCATGCAATATGTGAAAATCGCTGCATTTCCGACAGCCGTGACTCTGGTCATCGCTTCCATATGGTTGCTCATGGTTGAAATATAA
- a CDS encoding response regulator: MEDFRVLVVDDEPDFLETIVKRLKKRKVDAAGVDSGKKALDLLEREHFDVVILDVRMPGMDGIETLKEIKRIRPLMEVIMLTGHGSVESGMQGMQLGAFDYVLKPAAIDDLLERVHQAYERKSLHEKKIRQGKEIL, translated from the coding sequence ATGGAAGATTTTAGGGTGTTAGTTGTCGACGATGAGCCGGATTTTCTTGAGACCATTGTGAAGCGTCTCAAAAAGCGAAAGGTCGACGCTGCAGGAGTGGACAGCGGTAAAAAGGCGCTTGATTTGTTGGAGAGAGAACATTTTGATGTGGTCATACTGGATGTTCGCATGCCCGGAATGGACGGGATAGAAACGCTCAAGGAAATCAAGAGGATCAGGCCGCTTATGGAAGTGATTATGCTCACCGGACATGGATCTGTTGAATCCGGGATGCAGGGAATGCAGTTGGGGGCCTTTGACTACGTGCTCAAGCCGGCGGCAATAGATGATCTTCTGGAAAGAGTCCACCAAGCTTACGAAAGGAAGTCCTTACACGAAAAAAAAATTCGCCAGGGCAAGGAAATCCTATGA
- a CDS encoding response regulator, whose protein sequence is MASNPRVLIVDDEERFRITLSKLLKAKGVDVTHLGSAKLALEELEKNPYDVILLDVKMPEMNGIEALAEIKKIKPGIEVIMLTGHASVDVAVEIMRLGGYEYLLKPCPTDELMEKIEAAHERKLSREERLKKAVATQSAQTS, encoded by the coding sequence ATGGCTTCAAATCCCCGGGTGTTGATTGTTGATGACGAAGAGAGGTTCAGAATTACTTTGAGCAAACTGCTCAAAGCGAAGGGTGTCGATGTGACGCACCTGGGCAGTGCGAAACTGGCTTTGGAAGAGTTGGAGAAGAATCCTTACGATGTCATTTTGCTGGATGTGAAAATGCCGGAAATGAATGGTATAGAAGCTCTGGCTGAGATCAAGAAGATCAAGCCGGGCATCGAGGTGATCATGCTGACGGGGCATGCTTCCGTCGATGTGGCCGTGGAGATCATGCGGCTCGGAGGCTACGAGTACCTCCTCAAACCTTGTCCCACCGATGAACTGATGGAAAAGATCGAGGCCGCTCACGAACGCAAGTTATCCCGTGAAGAACGTCTCAAGAAGGCTGTGGCTACTCAATCGGCTCAGACTTCCTGA
- a CDS encoding sensor histidine kinase codes for MEEKGYRKLYLKIVLTTLGFSLIPLLALGLSMYYQFSVSYTAKIMENLRTLAENRRAAIDLFFDERVSQLNSLAYTHTFDQLTNEEYLNKVFTLMQMRSRSFVDIGIIDRNGTHVAYVGPYELRGLNYKNEAWFHETMLRGVYISDVFTGFRKLPHFIIAVMRREGDRTWILRATIDTDIFDSMVKAAQVGKKGDAYVLNGDNILQTKPRFSGDLLSKVDFFDLPKFAGTHVEDMQINGDKALFATTWLKNKEWLLIIKEDPREELLPLEHARFLVLGMGAAGLVLIIIGTLFVARSMIAQLVERDREKAILDSNLVQSSKMAALGKLAAGIAHEVNNPLAVIKEKVGWIRDLLDEEDISKSENFSEFEDAVRKIDFHVDRAKKVTHRLLGFARRMEPVQENVDVNKLLDGTIDFLRNEAHYRNIEIQTAYSENLPETVSDSAQLQQVFLNILNNGIDAVGKDGVISVKTSFNSRDREMAISITDNGPGIPNDVLNKIFDPFFTTKELGMGTGLGLSISYSIMEKLGGRILVASEVGKGTTFTIYLPIVRHEKV; via the coding sequence ATGGAAGAAAAAGGTTATAGAAAGCTGTATCTTAAGATCGTTCTCACGACACTTGGTTTTTCGCTCATCCCTCTCCTCGCTTTGGGCTTGAGCATGTATTACCAATTCAGTGTGTCTTATACGGCCAAGATAATGGAAAATCTAAGAACTCTGGCCGAAAACAGGCGTGCCGCGATAGACCTCTTTTTTGACGAACGTGTGTCTCAGTTGAATTCTCTCGCCTACACGCATACCTTTGATCAACTGACAAACGAGGAGTATCTGAACAAGGTCTTTACTCTCATGCAGATGCGCAGCAGGTCGTTCGTCGATATTGGAATCATCGATCGCAATGGAACTCATGTCGCCTACGTCGGACCGTATGAACTTAGAGGGCTCAACTACAAGAATGAAGCATGGTTCCATGAAACCATGCTGCGCGGTGTTTATATCAGTGATGTATTCACAGGATTTAGAAAACTACCCCATTTCATTATAGCGGTCATGCGCAGGGAAGGTGACCGGACCTGGATTCTTCGGGCCACCATCGATACGGATATCTTTGATTCCATGGTGAAAGCCGCCCAGGTGGGAAAGAAGGGAGACGCCTATGTCCTCAACGGAGATAACATCCTGCAGACAAAGCCTCGCTTCAGCGGAGATCTATTGAGCAAGGTCGATTTTTTCGATCTACCCAAGTTTGCCGGCACGCATGTCGAGGACATGCAGATCAATGGAGATAAGGCTCTTTTTGCTACAACATGGCTCAAAAACAAAGAATGGTTGTTGATCATCAAGGAAGACCCGCGGGAAGAGCTTCTGCCTCTCGAACATGCACGGTTTCTGGTTCTGGGAATGGGCGCCGCGGGTCTTGTGCTCATTATCATTGGAACCCTTTTTGTGGCTCGATCCATGATTGCTCAATTGGTTGAAAGAGATCGGGAAAAGGCCATACTGGATTCCAATCTCGTTCAATCCAGCAAGATGGCGGCCCTTGGGAAACTGGCGGCGGGCATTGCACACGAAGTCAACAATCCCCTGGCGGTCATCAAGGAAAAAGTGGGCTGGATCAGGGATCTTCTGGATGAGGAGGACATTTCCAAAAGCGAAAACTTCAGTGAGTTTGAGGACGCAGTTCGAAAAATCGATTTCCACGTGGACCGCGCAAAGAAAGTGACCCATCGATTGCTGGGTTTCGCCCGGCGCATGGAACCTGTCCAGGAGAATGTGGATGTCAATAAACTCTTGGATGGAACGATAGATTTCCTGCGGAACGAGGCTCATTACAGGAACATTGAAATCCAGACTGCCTATTCGGAAAATCTACCGGAAACAGTAAGCGATTCCGCTCAGTTACAGCAGGTATTCCTCAATATCTTGAACAACGGGATCGATGCCGTCGGAAAGGATGGGGTTATCTCCGTCAAGACAAGTTTCAATTCCCGTGACCGGGAGATGGCAATCAGCATAACGGATAATGGTCCCGGCATTCCCAACGATGTATTGAACAAAATCTTCGATCCGTTCTTTACGACCAAAGAGTTGGGTATGGGGACGGGATTGGGTCTTTCCATCAGCTACAGTATCATGGAAAAGTTGGGTGGACGCATTCTGGTGGCCAGTGAAGTAGGGAAGGGTACTACTTTCACCATCTATCTGCCCATAGTCCGTCATGAAAAGGTGTAG
- a CDS encoding sensor histidine kinase — MSRILFGLRFRLILLVTIAILPALGGVIYSASKQRQWMGKAGELEALRLARLAATEQNRLIEGTRQMLIVLAQLPMVRERDSEKCNALFGALVAESPLYGNLGAIEADGHLFCGAFPVNEPIDTEDLTYFKRALLDRDFAIGDFHISPVTGKASLNFGYPVLSKTGDVQSVVFVTLDLEWLNGMVGNAKLPAGSTFTVIDSQGMVLAYYPDGTEHVGKILPQSPVVRAILAHQEEGTIEGVGEDGVPRLYAFTPLAGDVNGRVYVGIGIPSEVAYAPVNRALVFDIVLLGGVMLLSTLAAWFGGDIFLLRRLNKLVHATQRLSSGDLSVRTGIPKGPGELGQLTTAFDQMAEALERREKERQEVQEALQRYADRLRALATRLAEAEEAERHRLACELHDRVGQNLTALSINQSIMINLLSPESRGKLGSRLDDSVTLLDETMQCIRDMMVDLRPPVLDDYGLAAALRWYLERFSERTGLKTIFDGEEFNPRLPPLVETALFRIAQEALTNVVRHAHADRVTVTLGDEMGSTRLTISDDGVGFDPKISHSYNEHPSWGLITMRERAMAIGCHLRVESGPGTGTTVFVEMTG; from the coding sequence TCTGGGCGGTGTCATCTACAGTGCCTCAAAGCAGAGACAATGGATGGGAAAAGCGGGCGAACTGGAGGCGCTGAGGTTGGCTCGCCTGGCCGCCACAGAGCAGAACCGGCTCATTGAGGGTACACGGCAGATGCTGATTGTTCTTGCTCAACTCCCTATGGTGCGCGAGCGCGATTCCGAAAAGTGCAACGCACTGTTTGGTGCGTTGGTGGCCGAATCTCCTCTTTACGGAAACCTTGGTGCTATTGAAGCGGATGGGCATCTTTTCTGCGGTGCGTTTCCCGTCAACGAACCCATAGATACCGAGGATCTCACATACTTCAAAAGGGCCCTGCTGGATCGGGATTTTGCCATTGGAGATTTTCATATCAGCCCTGTTACAGGTAAAGCATCTCTCAATTTTGGGTATCCGGTCCTCAGCAAAACGGGAGATGTTCAGTCCGTCGTTTTTGTAACCCTGGATCTGGAGTGGCTGAATGGAATGGTGGGGAATGCAAAGCTGCCTGCCGGTTCCACATTCACTGTCATTGATTCTCAGGGCATGGTTCTGGCCTACTACCCCGATGGTACGGAGCACGTGGGGAAAATTCTGCCTCAATCCCCTGTGGTTCGTGCGATCCTCGCGCATCAGGAGGAAGGGACCATAGAAGGGGTCGGGGAAGACGGCGTACCTCGGCTGTATGCATTCACACCTCTTGCGGGAGACGTAAACGGCAGGGTCTATGTGGGCATCGGAATCCCGTCCGAAGTGGCTTATGCTCCCGTAAACCGCGCCCTGGTTTTCGACATCGTTCTTCTGGGCGGTGTCATGCTGCTCTCCACCCTTGCAGCCTGGTTTGGTGGAGACATATTCCTTTTGCGCAGATTGAATAAACTGGTTCACGCTACACAACGTTTGAGTTCGGGGGACCTGAGTGTTCGCACGGGGATTCCCAAAGGGCCGGGGGAACTGGGGCAATTGACCACGGCATTCGACCAGATGGCTGAGGCTCTCGAGAGGCGTGAAAAGGAGCGCCAGGAAGTGCAGGAAGCTCTTCAACGTTATGCGGACCGGCTCAGGGCGCTGGCCACCCGCTTGGCGGAGGCCGAGGAGGCGGAGCGGCACAGGCTTGCGTGTGAGCTGCATGACCGGGTGGGTCAGAATCTCACCGCTTTGAGCATCAACCAGAGCATCATGATCAACCTGTTGTCACCGGAGTCCAGAGGAAAGCTGGGAAGCCGCCTGGACGATTCAGTCACCCTCCTGGATGAAACCATGCAATGTATCCGGGACATGATGGTGGATTTGAGGCCTCCTGTGCTGGATGACTACGGACTGGCTGCCGCTCTGCGCTGGTATCTCGAAAGGTTTTCAGAGCGTACGGGGCTAAAGACGATTTTTGATGGTGAGGAATTCAATCCGCGGCTCCCTCCGTTGGTGGAGACAGCCCTCTTTAGGATTGCTCAGGAGGCCCTCACCAATGTGGTCCGGCATGCCCATGCGGATCGTGTGACCGTGACGCTGGGAGATGAAATGGGCAGTACCCGTTTGACCATCTCGGATGATGGAGTGGGATTCGATCCCAAGATTTCCCATAGCTACAATGAACACCCGAGCTGGGGACTCATTACCATGCGTGAACGTGCCATGGCCATAGGTTGCCATTTGCGAGTGGAATCCGGTCCCGGGACGGGGACAACCGTATTCGTTGAAATGACGGGGTGA